A part of Streptomyces sp. NBC_01235 genomic DNA contains:
- a CDS encoding magnesium and cobalt transport protein CorA, giving the protein MTMAGNLRKVTGLGRVGGLRRVARLARRRARVDLSHPARSPLGSSVVNCVTYRDGVRAPRGGDLVDTVERVRKSGHGFVWLGLHEPTNEEFAGIAELFDLHPLAVEDAVEAHQRPKVERYGETLFAVFKTVCYVEHEELTATSEVVDTGEIMVFVGPDFVITVRHGRHGSLGPLREGLESDPGQLGKGPSAVLHAIADHVVDDYLNVIDAVQEDIDQVETDVFAENGARADPGRIYQLKRELLELKRAVVPLGRPLLDLADRPVRVIDPEIQAYFRDVSDHLLRATEQIASFDELLNSILQAHLAQVTVAQNEDMRKITAWAAVIAVPTMVCGVYGMNFDHMPELHWRFGYPLVIGVISVACWVLYRGFRRNGWL; this is encoded by the coding sequence ATGACCATGGCAGGGAATCTGCGGAAGGTCACCGGCCTCGGAAGGGTCGGCGGCCTGCGCAGGGTGGCGCGGTTGGCCCGGCGGCGCGCGCGGGTCGACCTGAGTCACCCCGCGCGATCCCCGCTGGGTTCCTCGGTGGTGAACTGCGTGACGTACCGGGACGGCGTCCGGGCCCCGCGCGGCGGCGATCTGGTCGACACCGTGGAGCGGGTGCGCAAGAGCGGTCACGGTTTCGTGTGGCTCGGCCTGCACGAGCCGACGAACGAGGAGTTCGCGGGTATCGCCGAGCTCTTCGACCTGCACCCGCTGGCGGTCGAGGACGCCGTGGAGGCGCATCAGCGGCCGAAGGTCGAGCGGTACGGCGAGACATTGTTCGCGGTGTTCAAGACGGTCTGCTACGTCGAACACGAGGAACTCACGGCAACGAGCGAGGTGGTCGACACCGGCGAGATCATGGTGTTCGTCGGCCCGGACTTCGTGATCACGGTGCGGCACGGCCGGCACGGCTCGCTCGGCCCGCTGCGCGAGGGGCTGGAGTCCGATCCGGGACAGCTCGGCAAGGGGCCGTCGGCGGTGCTGCACGCGATCGCGGACCACGTGGTCGACGACTACCTCAACGTCATCGACGCCGTGCAGGAGGACATCGACCAGGTCGAGACGGACGTGTTCGCGGAGAACGGCGCGCGCGCGGACCCGGGGCGCATCTACCAGCTCAAGCGTGAACTCCTCGAGCTGAAGCGGGCGGTGGTACCGCTGGGGCGTCCTCTTCTGGACCTCGCGGACCGGCCGGTCCGGGTGATCGATCCGGAGATACAGGCCTACTTCCGGGACGTCTCCGACCACTTGCTGCGGGCCACGGAGCAGATCGCGTCCTTCGACGAGCTGCTCAACTCGATCCTGCAGGCGCATCTGGCGCAGGTCACGGTCGCGCAGAACGAGGACATGCGGAAGATCACGGCCTGGGCCGCGGTGATCGCCGTGCCGACGATGGTCTGCGGGGTGTACGGCATGAACTTCGACCACATGCCGGAACTGCACTGGAGGTTCGGCTACCCCTTGGTGATCGGCGTGATATCCGTCGCCTGCTGGGTCCTGTACCGCGGTTTCCGGCGCAACGGCTGGCTCTGA
- a CDS encoding CBS domain-containing protein, whose protein sequence is MTTAGDIMHQGVQWIPAHETLDRAAQLMRELNVGALPISDENERLCGILTDRDIVVGCVAMGHDPAKVTAGEMAQGTPRWIDAGADVGEVLQEMRDHQIRRLPVIENKRLVGMISEADLARHLTEDQIAGWAESVYARTGPARH, encoded by the coding sequence ATGACCACCGCCGGAGACATCATGCACCAGGGTGTCCAGTGGATCCCCGCCCACGAGACCCTCGACCGCGCCGCCCAGCTGATGCGCGAGCTGAACGTGGGAGCGCTGCCCATCAGCGACGAGAACGAGCGGCTCTGCGGCATCCTCACCGACCGGGACATCGTCGTCGGCTGCGTGGCCATGGGACACGACCCCGCCAAGGTCACCGCCGGGGAGATGGCCCAGGGCACGCCGCGCTGGATCGACGCGGGAGCCGACGTCGGCGAGGTGCTCCAGGAGATGCGGGACCACCAGATCCGCCGGCTGCCCGTCATCGAGAACAAGCGCCTGGTGGGCATGATCAGCGAGGCCGACCTCGCCCGGCACCTGACCGAGGACCAGATCGCCGGCTGGGCCGAAAGCGTCTACGCCAGAACCGGACCCGCCCGGCACTGA
- a CDS encoding PPOX class F420-dependent oxidoreductase: MTDSVRALLDGRNFASVATLGPDGAPQNSVVWIKREGDTVLFSSTDGRQKVRNLRRDARISLSVFDLANPYTSVEIRGTAELLPDPDKRLPHELSHKYLGIDPPAEKDDEVRLIIRVVPQRVLGFSA; this comes from the coding sequence TTGACTGACTCCGTTCGTGCTCTCCTCGACGGCCGGAACTTCGCCTCCGTCGCCACCCTCGGCCCCGACGGGGCCCCGCAGAACTCGGTGGTCTGGATCAAACGCGAGGGCGACACCGTCCTCTTCTCCTCCACCGACGGACGCCAGAAGGTGCGCAACCTCCGTCGTGACGCCCGTATCAGCCTCTCGGTCTTCGACCTGGCCAACCCGTACACCTCGGTCGAGATCCGCGGCACCGCCGAGCTCCTCCCGGACCCGGACAAGCGGCTCCCGCACGAGCTCTCGCACAAGTACCTCGGCATCGACCCGCCCGCCGAGAAGGACGATGAGGTCCGCCTGATCATCCGCGTCGTCCCGCAGAGGGTTCTGGGCTTCTCGGCCTGA